The following coding sequences lie in one Colias croceus chromosome 1, ilColCroc2.1 genomic window:
- the LOC123693937 gene encoding nuclear speckle splicing regulatory protein 1, which yields MSTNKKYGLILPEVSKVQPTFKASHNVFGNDSDSEEDTKKKPILLRPSDNIKRQTRIAQEKAILEDPTVYQYDEIYDSMVTQKESKNAKTKEEKKPKYIENLLKTANKRKLENERRVERQIQKEREKEGEEFADKEVFVTSAYKKKLEELRLEEEKEKREEYLEKIGDVTKQQDLGGFYRHLYEQKLGSKPDNEPDTKVEEKDSVFKSNTNKNENSDLSNKRNYRKRKSSHELKSEGEIEDSDDEVNRNCLDKKKSKKTDENIDADSDFSIDESSDEESKPKIQNIEKESEDTFKKPKAKDDKSDTPKAVPEDISILPKEKEKKEKEVKPKIDIWKKRTVGEVFEQALQRYYQRKSARGC from the exons atgtcaactaataaaaa ATACGGATTGATACTACCAGAAGTCTCAAAAGTGCAACCTACATTTAAAGCCTCACATAATGTCTTCGGAAACGATTCCGATTCTGAAGAGGATACTAAAAAGAAGCCTATTCTATTACGACCAAGTGACAATATAAAGCGACAG ACTAGAATAGCACAGGAAAAAGCAATTCTTGAAGATCCCACAGTTTACCAATATGATGAGATCTATGATTCCATGGTCACACAAAAGGAAAGTAAAAATGCAAAAACTAAAGAGGAgaaaaaacctaaatatattgagaatttattaaaaacagcAAACAAAAGAAAACTAGAAAATGAGCGCAGAGTTGAAAGACAG attCAAAAGGAGAGAGAAAAGGAGGGAGAGGAGTTTGCTGACAAGGAAGTATTTGTCACATCAgcttataaaaagaaattagAAGAATTACGCTTAGAGGAAGAGAAAGAAAAACGCGAAGAgtatttagaaaaaattgGAGATGTAACAAAGCAACAAGATCTAg GAGGATTCTATCGTCATCTATATGAACAGAAATTAGGATCTAAACCTGACAATGAGCCTGATACTAAAGTAGAAGAAAAAGATAGTGTTTTCAAGTcaaataccaataaaaatgagaATTCcgatttatcaaataaaagaaattatagAAAGAGGAAATCATCCCATGAATTGAAATCTGAAGGTGAAATTGAGGACTCTGATGATGAAGTAAATCGAAATTGCCTTGACaagaaaaaatctaaaaaaacgGATGAAAATATCGATGCTGACTCTGACTTTTCTATAGATGAGTCAAGTGATGAAGAATCAAAACCTAAAATTCAGAATATTGAAAAGGAATCTGAAGATACCTTCAAAAAACCGAAAGCAAAAGATGACAAGTCAGATACACCTAAAGCTGTTCCTGAAGATATTTCTATTTTGCCTAAAGAAAAGGAGAAAAAAGAGAAAGAAGTTAAACCTAAAATTGATATATGGAAAAAGAGAACCGTAGGTGAAGTTTTTGAACAAGCTTTACAGAGGTATTATCAAAGAAAATCGGCCAGAGGTTgttaa